In the Kitasatospora terrestris genome, one interval contains:
- a CDS encoding 2'-5' RNA ligase family protein: protein MPADVAAPGDGLPEAVTIGVSIHVPEPYGTALQDARAGHGDPAARSIPTHVTLLPPTEVAAAALPGIEAHLRAVAARHRPFRMLLQGSGTFRPVSPVVFVRVEEGAQECRVLEAEVRSGPLSRELAFPYHPHVTVAHGLAEQVLDEAYEKARGFAAAFAVDGFVLSRFGPDEVWRPCRDYPFGSAR, encoded by the coding sequence ATGCCCGCCGACGTCGCCGCGCCCGGTGACGGCCTCCCCGAGGCCGTCACCATCGGCGTGTCCATACACGTGCCCGAGCCGTACGGCACGGCCCTGCAGGACGCCCGGGCCGGGCACGGCGACCCGGCGGCACGGTCGATACCCACCCACGTCACGCTGCTGCCGCCGACCGAGGTGGCGGCGGCCGCGCTGCCCGGCATCGAGGCGCACCTGCGCGCGGTGGCGGCCCGGCACCGGCCGTTCCGGATGCTGCTGCAGGGCAGCGGCACCTTCCGGCCGGTCTCCCCGGTCGTCTTCGTCCGGGTCGAGGAGGGCGCCCAGGAGTGCCGGGTGCTGGAGGCCGAGGTCCGTTCCGGGCCGCTCTCCCGGGAGCTGGCGTTCCCGTACCACCCGCACGTCACGGTGGCCCACGGCCTCGCCGAGCAGGTGCTCGACGAGGCGTACGAGAAGGCCCGGGGCTTCGCCGCGGCCTTCGCGGTGGACGGCTTCGTGCTCTCCCGGTTCGGGCCGGACGAGGTCTGGCGGCCCTGCCGCGACTACCCCTTCGGCTCCGCCCGCTGA
- the trpS gene encoding tryptophan--tRNA ligase: MVNAAVTGPVKDRPRVLSGIQPTSGSFHLGNYLGAVRQWVDLQEANDAFYMVVDLHAITVPQDPATLRENTRISAAQLLGAGLDPERCTLFVQSHVPEHAQLGWVMNCLTGFGEASRMTQFKDKSSKQGAEGTTVGLFTYPILQIADILLYQADAVPVGEDQRQHVELTRDLAERFNSRYAPTFTVPKPYILKETAKIQDLQDPAIKMSKSASSPKGLISLLDEPKASAKKFKSAVTDTGTVVSYDEQEKAGVSNLLRIHSALSGQSIEQLVAHFEGKMYGALKTELAELFTEWVEPFQARTREFLDDPAELDRVLGLGADKARAVASETLATVYDRIGFLPPKR; this comes from the coding sequence ATGGTCAACGCAGCGGTCACCGGTCCCGTGAAGGACCGTCCTCGGGTGCTCTCCGGCATCCAGCCCACGTCCGGCTCCTTCCACCTGGGCAACTACCTCGGCGCGGTGCGCCAGTGGGTGGACCTCCAGGAGGCCAACGACGCCTTCTACATGGTGGTCGACCTGCACGCGATCACCGTGCCGCAGGACCCGGCGACCCTGCGGGAGAACACCCGGATCTCCGCCGCGCAGCTGCTCGGCGCGGGCCTCGACCCGGAGCGCTGCACCCTGTTCGTGCAGTCGCACGTGCCCGAGCACGCGCAGCTCGGCTGGGTGATGAACTGCCTGACCGGCTTCGGCGAGGCCAGCCGGATGACCCAGTTCAAGGACAAGTCCTCCAAGCAGGGCGCCGAGGGCACCACGGTCGGCCTGTTCACCTACCCGATCCTGCAGATCGCCGACATCCTGCTGTACCAGGCGGACGCCGTCCCGGTCGGCGAGGACCAGCGCCAGCACGTGGAGCTGACCCGCGACCTCGCGGAGCGCTTCAACAGCCGCTACGCGCCGACCTTCACCGTCCCCAAGCCGTACATCCTCAAGGAGACGGCGAAGATCCAGGACCTGCAGGACCCGGCGATCAAGATGAGCAAGTCGGCGTCCTCGCCGAAGGGCCTGATCAGCCTCCTGGACGAGCCGAAGGCCTCCGCCAAGAAGTTCAAGAGCGCGGTGACCGACACCGGCACGGTGGTCTCCTACGACGAGCAGGAGAAGGCCGGCGTCTCCAACCTGCTGCGGATCCACTCCGCGCTGAGCGGGCAGAGCATCGAGCAGTTGGTCGCGCACTTCGAGGGCAAGATGTACGGCGCCCTGAAGACCGAGCTGGCCGAGCTGTTCACCGAGTGGGTGGAGCCCTTCCAGGCCCGCACCCGCGAGTTCCTGGACGACCCGGCCGAGCTGGACCGGGTCCTCGGGCTGGGCGCCGACAAGGCGCGCGCGGTGGCCTCCGAGACCCTGGCCACCGTCTACGACCGCATCGGCTTCCTCCCGCCCAAGCGCTGA
- a CDS encoding hemolysin family protein, with amino-acid sequence MSETLQDAALVLVFIMLGGLFNVAEISLISLREGQIRALEATGSRRAVRAAHLAADPNRFLAAAQVGVTCMGFLSAALGADTLAGKAAPLFVELGLDPAVADAVALVGLTLVISYVSLVLGELAPKRLGLQRAESVAVLAAPVVDVMSVTLRPVIWLLGHSTNLVVRLLGGDPKAGRGHMSSEELRGLVAANTELGSDERALINDVFAAGERQLREVMVPRTEVTFLDAERLVAEVRPETDDSPHSRYPVVEGSYDAVAGFVHVRDLYGARGERAARVRDLARPIKLLPATKRVLEAMSEMRREGHHLAIVVDEYGGTAGIVTLEDLVEEVIGEIRDEYDAQDTTATRLLAGGALELDGLLNLADFAQETGFALPEGPYETVAGFLVRELGRLPAKGDQVTTADGARLTVARLDGRRIERIRVSAVTLSDPPGAEVS; translated from the coding sequence GTGAGCGAAACCCTTCAGGATGCGGCACTCGTCCTGGTCTTCATCATGCTGGGCGGCCTGTTCAACGTGGCCGAGATCTCGCTGATCTCGCTGCGCGAGGGCCAGATCCGGGCCTTGGAGGCGACCGGCTCCCGGCGCGCCGTCCGGGCCGCGCACCTGGCCGCCGACCCCAACCGCTTCCTGGCCGCCGCCCAGGTCGGGGTGACCTGCATGGGCTTCCTGTCGGCCGCGCTCGGCGCCGACACGCTGGCCGGCAAGGCCGCGCCGCTCTTCGTCGAGCTGGGCCTGGACCCGGCGGTCGCGGACGCCGTCGCCCTGGTCGGCCTGACCCTGGTGATCTCCTACGTCTCGCTGGTCCTCGGCGAGCTCGCCCCCAAGCGGCTCGGCCTGCAGCGGGCGGAGTCCGTCGCGGTGCTCGCCGCCCCCGTGGTGGACGTCATGTCGGTCACCCTGCGGCCGGTGATCTGGCTGCTCGGGCACTCCACCAATCTGGTGGTCCGGCTGCTCGGCGGCGACCCCAAGGCCGGCCGCGGCCACATGAGCTCGGAGGAGCTGCGCGGCCTGGTGGCCGCCAACACCGAGCTGGGCAGCGACGAGCGGGCGCTGATCAACGACGTCTTCGCGGCCGGCGAGCGCCAGCTGCGCGAGGTGATGGTGCCGCGCACCGAGGTCACCTTCCTGGACGCCGAGCGGCTGGTCGCCGAGGTCCGCCCGGAGACCGACGACTCCCCGCACTCGCGCTACCCGGTGGTCGAGGGCTCCTACGACGCGGTGGCCGGCTTCGTGCACGTCCGCGACCTGTACGGGGCGCGCGGCGAGCGGGCCGCCCGGGTCCGCGACCTGGCCCGGCCGATCAAGCTGCTGCCCGCCACCAAGCGGGTGCTGGAGGCGATGAGCGAGATGCGCCGGGAGGGCCACCACCTGGCGATCGTGGTCGACGAGTACGGCGGCACGGCCGGCATCGTCACCCTGGAGGACCTGGTCGAGGAGGTGATCGGCGAGATCCGCGACGAGTACGACGCCCAGGACACCACCGCGACCCGGCTGCTGGCCGGCGGCGCGCTGGAGCTGGACGGCCTGCTCAACCTGGCGGACTTCGCCCAGGAGACCGGGTTCGCGCTGCCGGAGGGCCCGTACGAGACGGTCGCCGGCTTCCTGGTGCGCGAGCTGGGCCGGCTGCCGGCCAAGGGCGACCAGGTGACCACCGCGGACGGTGCCCGGCTGACCGTGGCCCGGCTGGACGGCCGGCGGATCGAACGGATCCGGGTGAGTGCGGTCACACTGTCGGATCCTCCAGGAGCGGAAGTTTCCTGA
- a CDS encoding glycosyltransferase family 39 protein, with amino-acid sequence MPPTLSSAPDASERRPEQPRHRRGLDALHRVPRPVRSVWLWPVLATLVVGLYHVTVPVMWHDELATLSVVRRPAGDIVDMIRHVDAVHGTYYLFLHFWISVFGESPLAMRLPSVLAMAGAAGCTALAGRRMFDARAGLVAGLVFAMLPTVARYGQEARSYGFVVFAAAAALVLLLRALERPTALRWLAYAAALCCSGYLHLVSLVYLAPHAVGVALAWWRDRRNWRLPAGFVGAVLAAVAAAYPLVHLSGKQAARQIGWIGRPVFGDLWNIWPQILGGTSVTVAVLTVAVLAVGSKRPGSVLLGWCLVLIPVGALWVASTHGSVSYFMPKYMFFVLPGVSVLAGAGLALVRLRATLAGLAVIGLLALPDQRVLHGTLSHAKYVYPVPVTWFDPLDYRAAARLVAAGYHPGDAAAFGQNQWQLWWGVDIGVRYYLPEDVVLRDVFAGQSGQQRDDLWPTMTPDPKAALGTTPPPRIWLVAKDGGQDPFGTLPPAYAKALQERYKLDHVKTVSGMSVSLLVRR; translated from the coding sequence ATGCCCCCGACCTTGTCCAGCGCCCCGGACGCCTCCGAGCGGCGCCCGGAACAGCCACGTCACAGACGCGGTCTCGACGCGCTGCACCGGGTGCCGCGACCGGTCCGCAGCGTCTGGCTGTGGCCGGTCCTGGCGACGCTGGTGGTGGGCCTGTACCACGTCACCGTCCCGGTGATGTGGCACGACGAGCTGGCCACCCTGTCGGTGGTGCGGCGGCCGGCCGGCGACATCGTCGACATGATCCGGCACGTGGACGCGGTCCACGGCACGTACTACCTGTTCCTGCACTTCTGGATCTCGGTCTTCGGCGAGAGCCCGCTGGCGATGCGTCTGCCGAGCGTGCTGGCCATGGCCGGCGCGGCCGGGTGCACGGCGCTCGCCGGACGCCGGATGTTCGACGCGCGCGCCGGCCTGGTCGCCGGCCTGGTCTTCGCGATGCTGCCGACGGTGGCCCGGTACGGCCAGGAGGCCCGGTCGTACGGCTTCGTGGTGTTCGCGGCGGCCGCGGCCCTGGTCCTGCTGCTGCGCGCCCTGGAGCGGCCCACCGCGCTGCGCTGGCTGGCCTACGCGGCGGCGCTCTGCTGCTCCGGCTACCTGCACCTGGTGTCGCTGGTCTACCTCGCCCCGCACGCCGTCGGGGTGGCCCTGGCCTGGTGGCGGGACCGGCGGAACTGGCGGCTGCCGGCCGGGTTCGTCGGCGCGGTGCTGGCGGCGGTGGCCGCCGCCTACCCGCTGGTCCACCTGAGCGGCAAGCAGGCCGCCCGTCAGATCGGCTGGATCGGCCGACCGGTGTTCGGCGACCTCTGGAACATCTGGCCGCAGATACTCGGCGGCACGTCGGTCACCGTCGCCGTGCTGACGGTCGCGGTGCTGGCGGTCGGCTCGAAGCGGCCGGGCTCGGTGCTGCTCGGCTGGTGCCTGGTGCTGATCCCGGTGGGGGCGCTCTGGGTGGCGTCCACGCACGGCTCGGTGTCGTACTTCATGCCGAAGTACATGTTCTTCGTGCTGCCGGGCGTGTCGGTGCTCGCCGGTGCGGGCCTCGCCCTGGTCCGGCTCCGGGCCACCCTGGCCGGCCTGGCGGTGATCGGCCTGCTGGCGCTCCCCGACCAGCGGGTGCTGCACGGCACGCTCTCGCACGCCAAGTACGTCTACCCGGTGCCGGTCACCTGGTTCGACCCGCTGGACTACCGCGCCGCCGCCCGCCTGGTGGCGGCGGGCTACCACCCGGGCGACGCCGCCGCGTTCGGCCAGAACCAGTGGCAGCTGTGGTGGGGCGTCGACATCGGCGTCCGGTACTACCTGCCCGAGGACGTCGTGCTGCGGGACGTGTTCGCCGGGCAGAGCGGGCAGCAGCGCGACGACCTGTGGCCGACCATGACCCCCGACCCGAAGGCCGCGCTGGGCACCACGCCCCCGCCGCGGATCTGGCTGGTGGCCAAGGACGGCGGCCAGGACCCGTTCGGCACCCTGCCGCCCGCGTACGCCAAGGCGCTCCAGGAGCGCTACAAGCTGGACCACGTCAAGACGGTGTCGGGCATGTCCGTGTCGCTCCTGGTCCGCCGCTGA
- a CDS encoding malate dehydrogenase, translated as MTRTPVNVTVTGAAGQIGYALLFRIASGHLLGADVPVNLRLLEIPQGLKAAEGVAMELDDCAFPLLRDITITDQANVAFDGANVALLVGARPRTAGMERGDLLSANGGIFGPQGKAINDNAADDIKVLVVGNPANTNALIAQRNAPDVPAERFTAMTRLDHNRAVAQLAKKAGVTVEDVKKVTIWGNHSATQYPDLFHAEISGKSAFEAVGADQKWVEDFFIPKVAKRGAEIIEVRGASSAASAANAAIDHVYTWVNGTPAGDWTSMGIVSDGSYGVPEGLISSFPVTTQNGTFEIVQGLDLSEFDRKRIDASVGELAEERDAVQELGLI; from the coding sequence ATGACTCGCACCCCCGTCAACGTCACGGTCACCGGAGCGGCCGGCCAGATCGGCTACGCGCTGCTCTTCCGCATCGCCTCGGGCCACCTGCTCGGCGCCGATGTCCCGGTGAACCTCCGTCTGCTGGAGATCCCGCAGGGCCTCAAGGCCGCCGAGGGCGTCGCGATGGAGCTCGACGACTGCGCCTTCCCGCTGCTGCGCGACATCACCATCACCGACCAGGCGAACGTGGCCTTCGACGGCGCCAACGTCGCCCTGCTGGTCGGCGCCCGCCCGCGCACCGCCGGCATGGAGCGCGGCGACCTGCTGTCCGCCAACGGCGGCATCTTCGGCCCGCAGGGCAAGGCGATCAACGACAACGCCGCGGACGACATCAAGGTCCTGGTGGTCGGCAACCCGGCCAACACCAACGCCCTGATCGCCCAGCGCAACGCCCCGGACGTGCCGGCCGAGCGCTTCACCGCGATGACCCGCCTCGACCACAACCGCGCCGTCGCGCAGCTCGCCAAGAAGGCCGGCGTCACCGTCGAGGACGTCAAGAAGGTCACCATCTGGGGCAACCACTCCGCCACCCAGTACCCGGACCTGTTCCACGCCGAGATCTCCGGCAAGTCGGCCTTCGAGGCCGTCGGCGCCGACCAGAAGTGGGTCGAGGACTTCTTCATCCCCAAGGTCGCCAAGCGCGGCGCCGAGATCATCGAGGTCCGCGGCGCGTCCTCGGCCGCCTCGGCCGCCAACGCCGCCATCGACCACGTGTACACCTGGGTCAACGGCACCCCGGCCGGCGACTGGACCTCCATGGGCATCGTCTCCGACGGCTCGTACGGCGTGCCGGAGGGCCTGATCTCCTCCTTCCCGGTCACCACCCAGAACGGCACCTTCGAGATCGTCCAGGGCCTGGACCTCTCCGAGTTCGACCGCAAGCGGATCGACGCCTCGGTCGGCGAGCTCGCCGAGGAGCGCGACGCGGTCCAGGAGCTCGGCCTCATCTGA
- a CDS encoding DUF3017 domain-containing protein: protein MASRRRLPGRTTSTHPPEGAAPALDRSHPLPVRQWPITMVLAVAGLGLLITSTGGFRLGLLVVGGSLLIAAALRLVLPEVGMLAVRSRFTDVAVLLFLGGVITVLTLVAQPDPWLRMPLLDNIGRLVGRAPH from the coding sequence ATGGCCAGCCGACGCCGGTTGCCCGGGCGGACCACCAGCACCCATCCGCCCGAGGGTGCCGCTCCCGCGCTGGACCGCAGCCACCCGCTGCCGGTCCGGCAGTGGCCGATAACGATGGTGCTGGCCGTCGCGGGACTCGGGCTGCTGATCACCTCCACCGGCGGGTTCCGGCTCGGCCTGCTGGTGGTCGGCGGTTCGCTGCTGATCGCGGCGGCGCTGCGCCTGGTGCTGCCGGAGGTCGGCATGCTGGCGGTGCGCAGCCGCTTCACCGACGTGGCGGTGCTGCTGTTCCTCGGCGGGGTGATCACCGTGCTCACCCTGGTGGCCCAGCCGGACCCGTGGCTGCGGATGCCGCTGCTGGACAACATCGGGCGGCTGGTCGGCCGCGCGCCGCACTGA
- a CDS encoding bifunctional methylenetetrahydrofolate dehydrogenase/methenyltetrahydrofolate cyclohydrolase translates to MTAQILDGKATAAAIKSELAVRVAALKERGIVPGLGTVLVGDDPGSRWYVNGKHKDCAEVGIASIQRELPATATQEDVENVVRELNADPACTGYIVQLPLPKGLDPNPVLELMDPDKDADGLHPTSLGRLTLGIRGPLPCTPLGIVELLRRHDVQLDGAEVVVVGRGVTVGRSIGLLLTRRTENATVTLCHTGTRDLGYHLRKADVVVAAAGVPHLIKPEDIKAGAAVLDVGVSRSEGKIVGDVHPGVAEVAGWISPNPGGVGPMTRAMLLNNIVEAAERRAGV, encoded by the coding sequence ATGACTGCCCAGATTCTCGATGGCAAGGCCACCGCGGCCGCGATCAAGTCCGAACTCGCCGTCCGCGTGGCGGCCCTCAAGGAGCGGGGCATCGTCCCCGGCCTCGGCACCGTCCTGGTCGGCGACGACCCGGGCAGCCGCTGGTACGTCAACGGCAAGCACAAGGACTGCGCCGAGGTCGGCATCGCGTCCATCCAGCGCGAGCTCCCGGCCACCGCCACCCAGGAGGACGTGGAGAACGTCGTCCGCGAGCTCAACGCCGACCCGGCCTGCACCGGCTACATCGTGCAGCTGCCGCTGCCCAAGGGCCTCGACCCCAACCCGGTCCTGGAGCTGATGGACCCGGACAAGGACGCCGACGGCCTGCACCCGACCTCGCTCGGCCGCCTCACGCTCGGCATCCGGGGCCCGCTGCCCTGCACCCCGCTGGGCATCGTCGAGCTGCTGCGCCGGCACGACGTGCAGCTGGACGGCGCCGAGGTGGTCGTGGTCGGCCGCGGCGTGACCGTCGGCCGCTCGATCGGCCTGCTGCTCACCCGCCGCACCGAGAACGCCACCGTCACGCTGTGCCACACCGGCACCCGCGACCTCGGCTACCACCTGCGCAAGGCCGACGTGGTGGTGGCCGCCGCCGGCGTGCCGCACCTGATCAAGCCGGAGGACATCAAGGCCGGCGCGGCCGTGCTGGACGTCGGCGTCAGCCGCAGCGAGGGCAAGATTGTCGGTGACGTCCACCCGGGCGTGGCCGAGGTGGCGGGCTGGATCTCCCCGAACCCCGGCGGTGTCGGCCCGATGACCCGCGCGATGCTGCTCAACAACATCGTCGAGGCGGCCGAGCGCCGCGCCGGCGTCTGA
- a CDS encoding DUF2752 domain-containing protein — translation MSGTGAAAARLTDRWRRSADSVQGALLRVLLRGAGGAVAAVAVAQVHDAHDPGVLCLLRRFTGVPCPACGSTTVFIEAGHGDWTAALAANPVTVIAATGLLLAPLGPGRWWWGLSSRRRGALIGAAVVAAWTWQLHRLGISRP, via the coding sequence ATGAGTGGCACCGGCGCGGCCGCCGCACGACTGACCGACCGTTGGCGGCGCTCCGCCGACTCGGTGCAGGGCGCGCTGCTGCGGGTGCTGCTGCGCGGCGCCGGCGGCGCGGTCGCCGCGGTGGCGGTCGCCCAGGTGCACGACGCGCACGACCCCGGAGTGCTGTGCCTGCTGCGCCGGTTCACCGGCGTCCCGTGCCCGGCCTGCGGGTCGACCACGGTGTTCATCGAGGCGGGGCACGGCGACTGGACCGCCGCCCTGGCCGCCAACCCGGTCACCGTGATCGCCGCGACCGGCCTGCTGCTGGCCCCGCTCGGCCCCGGCCGCTGGTGGTGGGGCCTGTCGAGCCGCCGCCGGGGCGCCCTGATCGGCGCGGCCGTGGTCGCCGCCTGGACCTGGCAGCTGCACCGGTTGGGCATCTCCCGGCCCTGA
- a CDS encoding RDD family protein, whose product MSYPPDPNNPYGQQPPQGYGAPQQPGYGYPQQAPGYGYPQQQPAPGYGTVPQQGYGYPQQPGYPGGYPNAGMVANFYAGWGSRVVARIIDQFTIFLIPGIVLGIGYSKMISATVGAAQAGYIDANGEYVAGTVNASDAGSGTVFFLIGGLLQLAAVAFYTYLQGVKGQSLGQRAVNIRLVREADGQPVGWGMAFVRQLCHVLDGFCCLGYLWPLWDAKKQTFADKIMSTVVVKSQ is encoded by the coding sequence ATGAGCTACCCGCCCGACCCCAACAACCCGTACGGCCAGCAGCCGCCGCAGGGCTACGGCGCCCCGCAGCAGCCCGGCTACGGCTACCCGCAGCAGGCCCCCGGCTACGGCTACCCGCAGCAGCAGCCGGCCCCGGGCTACGGCACCGTCCCGCAGCAGGGCTACGGCTACCCGCAGCAGCCCGGCTACCCGGGCGGCTACCCCAACGCGGGCATGGTGGCGAACTTCTACGCGGGCTGGGGCAGCCGCGTGGTGGCGCGCATCATCGACCAGTTCACCATCTTCCTGATCCCCGGCATCGTGCTGGGCATCGGCTACTCGAAGATGATCAGCGCCACGGTCGGCGCGGCCCAGGCCGGTTACATCGACGCCAACGGCGAGTACGTCGCGGGCACCGTGAACGCGAGCGACGCCGGCAGCGGCACCGTCTTCTTCCTGATCGGCGGTCTGCTGCAGCTCGCCGCCGTGGCGTTCTACACCTACCTGCAGGGTGTGAAGGGCCAGAGCCTCGGCCAGCGCGCGGTCAACATCCGCCTGGTCCGCGAGGCCGACGGCCAGCCGGTCGGCTGGGGCATGGCGTTCGTCCGCCAGCTCTGCCACGTGCTGGACGGCTTCTGCTGCCTCGGCTACCTGTGGCCGCTGTGGGACGCGAAGAAGCAGACCTTCGCCGACAAGATCATGAGCACCGTGGTCGTCAAGTCCCAGTGA
- the purH gene encoding bifunctional phosphoribosylaminoimidazolecarboxamide formyltransferase/IMP cyclohydrolase gives MSAASSTTPPVSENVRPIRRALISVYDKTGLEELAQGLHAAGVTIVSTGSTAGRIAAAGVPVTEVSELTGFPECLDGRVKTLHPRVHAGVLADLRLESHRAQLAELGVEPFDLVVVNLYPFKATVASGATPDECVEQIDIGGPSMVRAAAKNHPSVAVVVDPARYGDVLKAAAEGGFDLLTRKRLAAAAFAHTAAYDVAVASWFEESGYTESEAADTSGSAAGFPAFLGATYERQNVLRYGENPHQSAAIYSDGSGGLAGAEQLHGKEMSYNNYVDTDAARRAAYDHAEPAVAIIKHANPCGIATGADVAEAHRKAHACDPLSAFGGVIAVNRPVSVEMAEQVAEIFTEVVVAPGYEDGAVEVLARKKNIRVLVAPEAPANAKEVRPISGGVLLQETDRIHAEGDDPATWTLATGEALGEAELAELAFAWRACRAVKSNAILLAKDNASVGVGMGQVNRVDSAKLAVERAGERAKGSYAASDAFFPFPDGLQVLIDGGVKAVVQPGGSVRDEEVVAAATAAGVTMYLTGTRHFFH, from the coding sequence ATGAGCGCCGCCTCCAGCACCACGCCCCCCGTGTCCGAGAACGTCCGCCCGATCCGCCGCGCGCTGATCAGCGTGTACGACAAGACCGGTCTGGAGGAGCTGGCCCAGGGCCTGCACGCCGCCGGGGTCACCATCGTCTCCACCGGCTCCACCGCCGGCCGGATCGCCGCCGCCGGCGTGCCGGTCACCGAGGTGTCCGAGCTGACCGGCTTCCCGGAGTGCCTGGACGGCCGGGTCAAGACCCTGCACCCCCGCGTGCACGCCGGCGTCCTCGCCGACCTGCGCCTGGAGTCGCACCGCGCGCAGCTGGCCGAGCTCGGCGTCGAGCCCTTCGACCTGGTCGTGGTGAACCTCTACCCGTTCAAGGCGACCGTCGCCTCCGGCGCCACCCCGGACGAGTGCGTGGAGCAGATCGACATCGGCGGCCCGTCGATGGTCCGCGCCGCCGCCAAGAACCACCCGTCGGTCGCCGTGGTCGTCGACCCGGCCCGCTACGGCGACGTGCTGAAGGCCGCCGCCGAGGGCGGCTTCGACCTGCTGACCCGCAAGCGCCTGGCGGCCGCCGCGTTCGCGCACACCGCCGCCTACGACGTGGCCGTGGCCTCCTGGTTCGAGGAGTCCGGCTACACGGAGTCCGAGGCTGCGGACACCAGCGGCTCCGCCGCGGGCTTCCCGGCCTTCCTGGGCGCCACGTACGAGCGCCAGAACGTGCTGCGCTACGGCGAGAACCCGCACCAGTCGGCCGCCATCTACTCCGACGGCTCCGGCGGCCTGGCGGGCGCCGAGCAGCTGCACGGCAAGGAGATGTCGTACAACAACTACGTGGACACCGACGCGGCCCGCCGCGCCGCGTACGACCACGCCGAGCCGGCCGTCGCGATCATCAAGCACGCCAACCCGTGCGGCATCGCCACCGGCGCGGACGTCGCCGAGGCGCACCGCAAGGCGCACGCCTGCGACCCGCTGTCGGCGTTCGGCGGCGTGATCGCGGTCAACCGCCCGGTGAGCGTGGAGATGGCGGAGCAGGTCGCCGAGATCTTCACCGAGGTCGTGGTGGCCCCGGGTTACGAGGACGGCGCCGTCGAGGTGCTGGCCCGCAAGAAGAACATCCGCGTGCTGGTCGCGCCCGAGGCCCCGGCCAACGCCAAGGAGGTCCGTCCGATCTCCGGCGGCGTGCTGCTGCAGGAGACCGACCGGATCCACGCCGAGGGCGACGACCCGGCGACCTGGACGCTGGCCACCGGCGAGGCGCTGGGCGAGGCCGAGCTGGCCGAGCTGGCGTTCGCCTGGCGGGCCTGCCGGGCCGTCAAGTCCAACGCGATCCTGCTGGCCAAGGACAATGCCTCGGTGGGCGTGGGCATGGGCCAGGTCAACCGGGTCGACTCCGCGAAGCTCGCGGTCGAGCGGGCCGGCGAGCGGGCCAAGGGCTCGTACGCCGCGTCCGACGCGTTCTTCCCGTTCCCGGACGGTCTCCAGGTGCTGATCGACGGCGGCGTCAAGGCCGTGGTCCAGCCCGGCGGTTCGGTCCGTGACGAGGAGGTGGTCGCGGCCGCGACCGCCGCCGGGGTGACGATGTACCTCACCGGTACCCGGCACTTCTTCCACTGA
- the purN gene encoding phosphoribosylglycinamide formyltransferase yields the protein MAAASAQVFPPRTPGPARLVVLVSGSGTNLQALIDAAADPAYGAEIVAVGADRTDIAGLDRAEKAGIGTFVERIKDHADRAAWDAALTAAVAAHQPDVVVTAGFMKILGPEFVAAFAGRIVNTHPALLPAFPGAHGVPDALAYGVKVTGCTVHLVDAGVDTGPIIAQGVVEVEDADHADGGEALHERIKTVERKLLVEVVGRLAREGHRIEDRKVWIPA from the coding sequence GTGGCCGCCGCTTCCGCCCAAGTGTTCCCGCCCCGCACGCCCGGACCGGCCCGGCTGGTGGTGCTGGTCTCCGGTTCCGGCACCAACCTGCAGGCGCTGATCGACGCCGCGGCGGACCCGGCGTACGGCGCCGAGATCGTCGCCGTGGGCGCCGACCGCACCGACATCGCCGGCCTGGACCGTGCCGAGAAGGCCGGTATCGGGACCTTCGTCGAGCGGATCAAGGACCACGCCGACCGGGCCGCCTGGGACGCCGCGCTGACCGCCGCCGTCGCCGCCCACCAGCCCGACGTGGTGGTGACGGCCGGCTTCATGAAGATCCTCGGCCCGGAGTTCGTCGCCGCCTTCGCGGGCCGGATCGTCAACACCCACCCGGCCCTGCTGCCGGCCTTCCCCGGTGCGCACGGCGTCCCGGACGCCCTCGCGTACGGCGTGAAGGTCACCGGCTGCACGGTCCACCTGGTCGACGCCGGGGTGGACACCGGGCCGATCATCGCCCAGGGCGTGGTGGAGGTCGAGGACGCCGACCACGCCGACGGCGGCGAAGCGCTGCACGAGCGCATCAAGACTGTCGAGCGCAAGCTGCTCGTCGAGGTCGTGGGCCGGCTGGCCCGCGAAGGCCATCGCATCGAAGACCGAAAGGTATGGATTCCGGCATGA